One window of Chryseobacterium sp. JJR-5R genomic DNA carries:
- a CDS encoding MBL fold metallo-hydrolase: MIYTLIAIAVLIILLYFVITAREVFGAEAKGKRLERMQQSKHYKDRQFQNLSVTPSLAEGYYMPKVMLDFFFKKKNPLLKPLKDIPAVHTDLRSLPEDRDIFIWLGHSSYYMQLDGISFLVDPVLSSYGSPFRFFNKAFAGADVFIPEDIPHIDYLIITHDHYDHLDYPTVKAIRSRVGKAILPLGVGAHLERWGYEPGQLIEEDWETEVGLKNNIKITFTPARHFSGRKMKRNGTLWTSYVLETPSQKLFLGGDSGYDTHFKMIGEKYGPFDYAIIENGQYNEAWKYIHALPEDVIQASIDVNAKNIIPVHSSKFALALHAWNEPLEQVTRLAKDRNLNVLTPMIGEPVDLNEPRHQFNRWWND, translated from the coding sequence ATGATATATACCCTAATTGCCATAGCCGTTTTGATTATTTTGCTTTATTTTGTGATTACCGCCAGAGAGGTCTTTGGTGCGGAAGCAAAAGGGAAAAGGCTGGAAAGGATGCAGCAGTCAAAACATTACAAAGACCGTCAGTTTCAGAATCTCAGTGTTACGCCCTCGCTTGCCGAAGGATATTACATGCCGAAAGTAATGCTCGATTTCTTTTTTAAAAAGAAAAATCCGCTTTTAAAACCTTTAAAAGATATTCCGGCGGTGCATACTGATCTCAGGAGCCTGCCTGAAGACCGCGATATTTTTATATGGCTGGGGCATTCATCCTATTACATGCAGCTGGACGGCATTTCTTTTCTGGTGGATCCTGTGCTGAGTTCCTATGGTTCCCCGTTCCGGTTTTTTAACAAAGCCTTTGCCGGAGCTGACGTGTTCATACCCGAAGATATTCCTCATATTGATTATCTGATTATTACCCACGACCATTATGATCATCTGGATTATCCTACGGTAAAGGCGATCAGGAGCAGGGTAGGGAAGGCAATCCTGCCTTTGGGAGTGGGTGCCCATCTGGAAAGATGGGGATATGAGCCCGGACAGCTGATTGAAGAAGATTGGGAAACTGAAGTCGGTTTAAAAAACAATATTAAAATCACCTTTACGCCGGCAAGGCATTTTTCCGGCCGGAAAATGAAAAGAAATGGTACTTTATGGACTTCCTATGTTCTTGAAACCCCGTCCCAGAAGCTCTTTTTGGGAGGCGACAGCGGTTATGACACACATTTTAAGATGATCGGCGAAAAATACGGGCCTTTTGATTATGCCATTATTGAAAACGGACAGTATAACGAAGCCTGGAAGTACATTCATGCGCTGCCTGAAGATGTTATCCAGGCAAGTATAGACGTGAATGCCAAAAATATTATTCCGGTACATTCATCAAAATTTGCGCTGGCCCTGCACGCCTGGAATGAGCCTCTGGAACAGGTAACCCGTCTTGCAAAAGACAGGAACTTAAATGTACTGACTCCGATGATCGGCGAACCGGTTGACTTGAATGAGCCCCGCCATCAGTTTAACAGGTGGTGGAATGATTAA
- a CDS encoding GNAT family N-acetyltransferase has product MENIRFQVSPHQDELQLLIDEKKPGYMSVKIDGRVLIVYYTKIDQAYEGKGYAKTLLDELVRYAEENDLLIDPECEFVRQQFENHPERYKEIWHA; this is encoded by the coding sequence ATGGAAAATATAAGATTTCAAGTCTCCCCCCATCAGGATGAACTTCAACTATTGATTGATGAAAAAAAACCGGGATATATGTCGGTAAAGATTGACGGCAGGGTTTTGATTGTGTATTACACCAAGATCGATCAAGCATATGAAGGTAAAGGTTATGCAAAAACGCTTTTGGACGAATTGGTAAGATACGCTGAAGAGAATGATTTACTGATTGATCCGGAATGCGAATTTGTAAGGCAGCAGTTTGAAAACCATCCGGAAAGATATAAAGAGATCTGGCACGCTTAA